In Euphorbia lathyris chromosome 10, ddEupLath1.1, whole genome shotgun sequence, a single genomic region encodes these proteins:
- the LOC136209160 gene encoding uncharacterized protein isoform X1: MASLRPCRWSLDTTTCSPSITNNSPSIYTFYSFPPKPRHFTTFSLRHDSPSSTSSSSSCGSSDSDIEIRKLSNLEIPTSKKRTTFADLTEKEVDVVNSLTRNQNRKEQTLNLKSLFGRKSLLRRVVFASRKVRSIFLLNAITIVYASNIPVVKEVETIMDPAAFTVVRFVVAAIPFIPYVLEARGDRKTRNAGIELGIWLSFGYLMQALGLMTSDAGRASFISMFTVIVVPLLDGMLGAVIPARTWFGALMSLVGVGMLESSGSPPSIGDLLNFLSAACFGVHMLRTEHVSRSTSKKNFLALLGYEVCVVALFSTIWYIVKSQFDGIQTSDPSSWTLTMVWHWMVTFPWIPALYTGVFSTVLCLWIEMSAMCDVSATDAAIIYGLEPVWGAAFAWFLLGERWGTTGWIGAALVLVGSLTVQMFGSSSSGVDEETSEEVDHVLVSDKQNRFSPAPVPISYKKESNVLKK; this comes from the exons ATGGCTTCTCTACGGCCTTGTAGATGGTCGTTAGACACCACCACTTGCTCTCCCTCCATTACTAACAATTCTCCTTCCATCTACACTTTTTACTCATTTCCTCCAAAACCACGCCATTTTACCACTTTTTCCTTGCGCCACGACTCGCCCTCCTCTACTTCGTCGTCTTCTTCATGCGGTAGCTCAGATTCAGATATAGAAATACGGAAATTAAGTAATTTGGAAATTCCGACTTCGAAAAAGCGGACTACATTTGCTGATCTTACAGAAAAAGAGGTAGATGTTGTGAATTCATTAACAAGGAATCAAAATCGAAAGGAACAGACTCTCAATCTTAAGTCTTTGTTTGGGAGGAAATCTCTGTTGCGGAGGGTTGTGTTCGCATCACGCAAAGTCAGGAGCATCTTTTTGCTCAATGCCATTACTATTGTTTATG CTAGCAATATTCCTGTTGTCAAAGAGGTTGAAACAATCATGGATCCAGCTGCTTTTACTGTTGTGCGATTTGTTGTAGCTGCCATTCCATTTATCCCATATGTTTTAGAAGCAAGGGGTGATAGGAAAACCCGTAATGCAGGGATTGAATTGGGTATCTGGCTTAGTTTCGGATACCTAATGCAAGCACTTGGGTTGATGACATCAGATGCAGGGCGTGCATCCTTCATATCTATGTTTACT GTAATTGTGGTTCCCCTACTTGATGGTATGTTAGGAGCAGTAATCCCTGCTCGTACCTGGTTTGGAGCTCTCATGTCCCTTGTAGGAGTTGGAATGCTGGAATCCAGTGGATCTCCTCCTAGT ATAGGAGATCTCTTGAACTTTTTAAGTGCGGCGTGTTTTGGCGTTCATATGCTAAGAACTGAACATGTATCAAGAAGCACAAGCAAAAAGAACTTCTTGGCTCTTCTTGGATATGAG GTATGCGTTGTTGCTCTATTCTCAACAATATGGTATATTGTCAAAAGCCAATTTGACGGAATTCAAACTTCTGATCCATCATCTTGGACGTTGACAATGGTGTGGCATTGGATGGTTACTTTTCCATGGATACCTGCACTCTATACAGGAGTTTTTTCAACTGTGCTATGTTTATGGATAGAG ATGTCTGCCATGTGTGATGTATCCGCAACAGATGCAGCTATAATTTATGGGCTGGAACCCGTGTGGGGTGCTGCTTTTGCATGGTTTCTCCTAGGTGAAAGGTGGGGTACTACTGGCTGGATCGGTGCCGCTCTTGTACTTG TGGGAAGCCTGACGGTGCAGATGTTTGGATCATCATCTTCGGGTGTAGATGAAGAGACAAGTGAAGAAGTCGACCATGTTCTGGTTTCAGATAAGCAAAATCGTTTCTCTCCGGCTCCAGTTCCTATCAGTTATAAAAAGGAGTCTAACGTACTAAAGAAGTGA
- the LOC136209160 gene encoding uncharacterized protein isoform X2, whose product MDPAAFTVVRFVVAAIPFIPYVLEARGDRKTRNAGIELGIWLSFGYLMQALGLMTSDAGRASFISMFTVIVVPLLDGMLGAVIPARTWFGALMSLVGVGMLESSGSPPSIGDLLNFLSAACFGVHMLRTEHVSRSTSKKNFLALLGYEVCVVALFSTIWYIVKSQFDGIQTSDPSSWTLTMVWHWMVTFPWIPALYTGVFSTVLCLWIEMSAMCDVSATDAAIIYGLEPVWGAAFAWFLLGERWGTTGWIGAALVLVGSLTVQMFGSSSSGVDEETSEEVDHVLVSDKQNRFSPAPVPISYKKESNVLKK is encoded by the exons ATGGATCCAGCTGCTTTTACTGTTGTGCGATTTGTTGTAGCTGCCATTCCATTTATCCCATATGTTTTAGAAGCAAGGGGTGATAGGAAAACCCGTAATGCAGGGATTGAATTGGGTATCTGGCTTAGTTTCGGATACCTAATGCAAGCACTTGGGTTGATGACATCAGATGCAGGGCGTGCATCCTTCATATCTATGTTTACT GTAATTGTGGTTCCCCTACTTGATGGTATGTTAGGAGCAGTAATCCCTGCTCGTACCTGGTTTGGAGCTCTCATGTCCCTTGTAGGAGTTGGAATGCTGGAATCCAGTGGATCTCCTCCTAGT ATAGGAGATCTCTTGAACTTTTTAAGTGCGGCGTGTTTTGGCGTTCATATGCTAAGAACTGAACATGTATCAAGAAGCACAAGCAAAAAGAACTTCTTGGCTCTTCTTGGATATGAG GTATGCGTTGTTGCTCTATTCTCAACAATATGGTATATTGTCAAAAGCCAATTTGACGGAATTCAAACTTCTGATCCATCATCTTGGACGTTGACAATGGTGTGGCATTGGATGGTTACTTTTCCATGGATACCTGCACTCTATACAGGAGTTTTTTCAACTGTGCTATGTTTATGGATAGAG ATGTCTGCCATGTGTGATGTATCCGCAACAGATGCAGCTATAATTTATGGGCTGGAACCCGTGTGGGGTGCTGCTTTTGCATGGTTTCTCCTAGGTGAAAGGTGGGGTACTACTGGCTGGATCGGTGCCGCTCTTGTACTTG TGGGAAGCCTGACGGTGCAGATGTTTGGATCATCATCTTCGGGTGTAGATGAAGAGACAAGTGAAGAAGTCGACCATGTTCTGGTTTCAGATAAGCAAAATCGTTTCTCTCCGGCTCCAGTTCCTATCAGTTATAAAAAGGAGTCTAACGTACTAAAGAAGTGA